The Penaeus monodon isolate SGIC_2016 chromosome 5, NSTDA_Pmon_1, whole genome shotgun sequence genome window below encodes:
- the LOC119573591 gene encoding cell surface glycoprotein 1-like, with protein sequence MTRRPDTRHLTTRHPTTRTCRFWERLHTRRPDTRRPDTRPPDPLTTRYPTTRHPTTRYPTTRHPTIRHPKTRFPTTRYPKTRFPTTRHPTTRHPMTRFPTTRHPTTRHPTTRFPTTRHPTTRFPTTRHPTTRFPTTRHPTPDDPTPEDPIPDDPTPEDPIPDDPTPDDPTPDDPIPEDPTPDDPTPDDPTPDDPIPDDPTPDDPTPDDPTPGDPTPEDPTPDDPTPDDPTPYDPIPDDPTPDDPTPDDLTPDDPTPDDPTPDSRRPDTRFPTTRHPTTRHPIPDDPTPYDPIPDDPTPDTRRPDTQRPDTRRPDSRRPDTRRPDTRYPMTRHPKLDDQMIRHSKSDNPTRGTRRTDTTRPDTRHPTTRRLDTAALGWGAGLSAWRDRLDFLSVACFWCREGGGGKSHAAEGPVEALKHLEI encoded by the exons ATGACCCGGCGGCCCGACACCCGACACCTGACGACCCGACACCCGACGACCCGGA CATGCCGCTTCTGGGAGAGGCTCCACACCCGACGACCCGACACCCGACGACCCGACACCCGACCACCCGACCCCCTGACGACCCGATACCCGACGACCCGACACCCGACGACCCGATACCCGACGACCCGACACCCGACGATCCGACACCCGAAGACCCGATTCCCGACGACCCGATACCCGAAGACCCGATTCCCGACGACCCGACACCCGACGACCCGACACCCGATGACCCGATTCCCGACGACCCGACACCCGACGACCAGACACCCGACGACCCGATTCCCGACGACCCGACACCCGACGACCCGATTCCCGACGACCCGACACCCGACGACCCGATTCCCGACAACCCGACACCCGACACCCGACGATCCGACACCCGAAGACCCGATTCCCGACGACCCGACACCCGAAGACCCGATACCCGACGACCCGACACCCGACGACCCGACACCCGACGACCCGATTCCCGAGGACCCGACACCCGACGACCCGACACCCGACGACCCGACACCCGACGACCCGATTCCCGACGACCCGACACCCGACGACCCGACACCCGACGACCCGACACCCGGCGACCCGACACCCGAAGACCCGACACCCGATGACCCGACACCCGATGACCCGACACCCTACGACCCGATTCCCGACGACCCGACACCCGATGACCCGACACCCGACGACCTGACACCCGACGACCCGACACCAGACGACCCGACACCCGATTCCCGACGACCCGACACCCGATTCCCGACGACCCGACACCCGACGACCCGACACCCGATTCCTGATGACCCGACACCCTACGACCCGATTCCCGACGACCCGACACCTGACACCCGACGACCCGACACCCAACGACCTGACACCCGACGACCCGATTCCCGACGACCCGACACCCGACGACCCGACACCCGATACCCGATGACCCGACATCCAAAACTCGACGACCAGATGATCAGACACTCAAAATCCGACAATCCAACGCGCGGCACCCGACGAACTGACACCACACGACCCGACACCCGTCATCCGACGACCCGACGACTCGACACTGCGGCTCTGGGCTGGGGCGCGGGGCTCAGCGCCTGGCGAGACCGACTGGATTTCTTGTCTGTCGCCTGCTTTTGGTGCCGCGAGGGAGGCGGCGGGAAGAGCCACGCGGCAGAAGGACCGGTGGAAGCTTTAAAACATTTGGAGATTtag